Proteins encoded in a region of the Poecile atricapillus isolate bPoeAtr1 chromosome 26, bPoeAtr1.hap1, whole genome shotgun sequence genome:
- the LOC131588414 gene encoding G protein-coupled receptor kinase 1-like: MVTGIGGSLLRFVFLALGLGFYLSKNGTKAESAPPLAPSACKEEAKEEEESSELPTVLGDEGEHPAVWEYNDEAPAVCDKDSGHLPVWDEDGGCPLKWDENGQAPMASDEDDGNLPVWDEDRGHPVAWEEEGEHLPAWEVDGEHPAAWKDDGEHAAFWEEDEEPALLWEEDEEPPSAPEEDTEAPCAAGSWAEHSDSSTALQPEGSGEWSLMQLEGWWLLCCCLKGGCTRVFCERCRQQRSPVWAGFHCQGLKLCFFLLCCFVSRAFGTVSKGLDRATGGEVAIKKMSLRGQNRERAVNEVVVLKDKKNPNIVNSLDSFLVDGDLWLVMEYMDGGTLQDVVRQTRMAEGEMAAVSQECLQGLDFLHSIRVIHRDLKSSNILLGMDGSVKLADFGLCAQLSPEQDQCSSMVGTAHWMAPEVVTSFPYGPKVDIWSSGIVTIEMVEGEPPYFQQTGAMARALIRQNGTPQLQEPRRLSALLRDFLECSLEPDEERRYSAQELLQHPFLSSAKPLSSLTPLITAAKQLREQRRR, encoded by the exons GGCACCAAAGCAGAATCAGCTCCTCCTCTGGCTCCCTCTGCTTGCAAAGAGGAGGccaaagaggaggaagagagcagTGAACTTCCCACTGTTCTGGGAGACGAGGGCGAACACCCCGCGGTTTGGGAATACAACGATGAGGCTCCCGCGGTGTGTGACAAGGACAGTGGACATCTCCCGGTGTGGGATGAGGATGGTGGATGTCCCCTGAAGTGGGATGAGAATGGCCAAGCTCCCATGGCAAGTGACGAGGATGACGGCAATCTCCCAGTGTGGGATGAGGACAGAGGACATCCTGTGGcttgggaagaggagggagaacaTCTTCCAGCATGGGAAGTCGACGGAGAACATCCCGCGGCTTGGAAAGATGATGGTGAACATGCAGCATTTTGGGAAGAGGACGAGGAGCCTGCACTGCTTTGGGAAGAGGATGAGGaacctccctctgctcctgaagAGGACACTgaagctccctgtgctgcaggatccTGGGCTGAACattctgacagcagcacagccctgcagccagagggGAGCGGGGAGTGGAGCCTGATGCAGCTGG AgggctggtggctgctgtgctgttgTTTGAAGGGTGGATGCACTCGGGTGTTTTGTGAAcgctgcaggcagcagagatcTCCTGTCTGGGCTGGCTTTCACTGCCAGGGCCTAAAgctctgcttctttcttctctgctgttttgtcTCCAGGGCTTTTGGAACCGTTTCCAAAGGACTCGACAGGGCCACTGGAGGAGAG GTGGCCATCAAGAAAATGAGTCTCAGAGGGCAGAACAGGGAACGAGCTGTGAATGAGGTCGTGGTCCTGAAGGACAAGAAGAACCCCAACATTGTCAACTCTTTGGACAG ctTCCTTGTTGATGGAGATCTCTGGCTGGTGATGGAATACATGGATGGAGGAACTTTGCAGGACGTTGTCAGACAGACACGCATGGCTGAAGGAGAGATGGCAGCTGTCAGTCAGGAG TGTCTGCAGGGCCTGGATTTCCTCCATTCCATCCGGGTGATCCACAGAGATCTGAAGAGCTCCAACATCCTTCTGGGAATGGACGGCTCTGTCAAGCTGG CTGATTTTGGCCTCTGtgctcagctcagccctgagcaggACCAGTGCAGCTCCATGGTGGGCACTGCTCACTGGATGGCCCCAGAAGTTGTGACCAGTTTTCCTTACGGCCCCAAGGTGGACATCTGGTCCTCTGGCATTGTGACCATCGAGATGGTGGAAGGAGAACCTCCTTACTTCCAGCAAACGGGGGCCATG gctCGCGCTCTGATCCGGCAGAACGGGACCCcgcagctgcaggagcccaggcGCCTGTCGGCTCTGCTGCGGGACTTCCTCGAGTGCAGCCTGGAGCCGGACGAGGAGCGGCGCTActctgcccaggagctgctgcag CACCCATTTTTGTCATCAGCCAAGCCTCTCTCCAGCCTGACCCCTCTGATCACTGCAGCAAAGCAActgagggagcagaggaggagatga